In Glycine max cultivar Williams 82 chromosome 15, Glycine_max_v4.0, whole genome shotgun sequence, the DNA window atctttaaatgtaTATAAgactaataaatttattttaagataaaaattcaaattttaatcctctaaagtaaaaaaaaatatgataaatcttTTTATATGTAAACTTTCTTATGTTACCATTAATGTAAGAGCTTATGTgattcataaaaacaaaaatattataaaaataattatcaacatgattactaaataaattagaaaaaaatgtagTAAATTTCTATTGgactaaattattaataaattttcattggATTAATTATCAAACCTCAAATTTggagactaaaatttgaattttttattttttgacgaTGAATTTATTGGCACTTTAGGTatttagaaacgaaattgactatttatcattttctttttatgaaaataaaagaagaaaaaagttattaaccCAGCAACGGCTACATTTGGAAATTGATGTAGGGATTGTATGTTTAGACTTTCAACCTCATCAagctttctttgttttcatttataaaacTCGTTGTCATTGAATGTGTAATTAATGCTTTGACTTTTACAAGCTCAACGACGAGGGGCGATGgatgaaattttgaaatataagaaGGTAttgatttttcacaaaattatagAGGATGCAAACAGTTACTATTATAAGTTTTGTTCAGGTATCTTATACATTTTACACTTACTCGTCATCTTAaagttggataaaaaaaaatgacgaaGGCAACGAatcaaagagaatgaaaagagtAAGAGTTCTCAAATAGTGAGGGAAAATATTCTCATTGTATTGAATTGAACGAATGgatacaagagagagagagtttgtCATGTATTTATAGTTGCATAATATGCATGCGTTTGAAAGCTAAGATAGAGAGACATATTCGTGATGGATTAAAAAACTTGTAACGAAAATTAGCTATGGCAAGAGCATTTACAATAAAAGTAACTTATCATATtgcttacaaaaaaatattagcgTGTCacatgtaattttaaatttctaaaaattcaagatagttatttatataaaaaatttatttttcatgagttacataacttagtattcaatataaaagagagagaaaaaaataattaaacaacttgctaataaaaaaatttgttggagaaaaaattaattgaagtcACATAAATTAAGTTGAAAACCATTAAATATGGTATAAGTGAATGGCCATTGTGTGCAGCTGATGTGAATGCCttcttgattattatattttcttttggtaaaatgaattattgatataaattattttaaaatgataacatAAACTTCTTCAAAACAAATTGGAGTAATTATTCTCAGTATAATAGGCTAAAAAACCGCCAAATGTAAcgaatctatttttttttcttacaaaagcAACAATAAGGATGGAACTTAAAGGGCATCTACCTCAACTTCACCATTAGGAAAAAACTCATGAATTTAAGAAATCTTTAATTAGCTAAAAGTGAGTTTGATATCTAAAActtcattgtaaaagttattaaaCATGACAACAGGATTTCTTATCTCGTTCTTTCTCTCTATTCTCCATATAGTAATcgcaatatatttttagattgtacatgacaacataaaattcaattcaacgataacataaaattcaattcaatagTTTTATGCTTtagtatgttatatatatatatatatatatatatatatatatatatatatatatatatatatatatatatatatatataatgatatttttgtaaattaattattagtgagATGATTCAGTTAATAATCTCATTTTCAACCTTAAATTCGATTTTGACGGTTGGGAAAAATCTAAACTCAATTCCAATCATCCTAAATTTTTTCCATCAAAATCGAAATAAATTTAGAACAGAACCCACTAATTCAGATCTCATTGTCATGCCTAAAAGTCATAATGGTATAGGCATAGCATTCATCCCCACCTCTGAAACCAAACTTGGCGAGGAGTTGTTGTCgactacattaattaattagatgaaggaaataaatacgaatattttttttcttcttttggtatAAAAGATGTATTTCATTTCTTGATCATTTTAGAGGGCAAATAAATAGTCAGCGGTTCACAGTGAAGATTAAAATCATAAAGACAGATATCTTTGAATGCAGATTTGTAattgtttagaaaaaaataattaggaaactaaaattacaaacatatcagtgaaatatataattaatacacaaataatttttataataatatttaacacaaacaaataaatataataacaaatgagagttaaaaaaaaaatgggataaAGCGTGTTATGCGTTATCTTTATCGAAAAAACGTCCTCCCTATACCggtagaataaaaaattaatatgcatatatatactcTTCTCCCAATATGTGTTTTCCTTACTTTTTCTTAAGAAGAAGAAGCtacatgaaagaaaagaaaaaaagatatgtTCCGCAAGAATAATTACATAGGATATAGTTTTTTATCTTTAGAAAAATctggttgaaaaaaaatatatgtttactttagattttaaattatagaaaaatattttccaacagTAATTAATCAAGACTCTGCTTCTTTTCATTCAACGATAGCCTGGCTAACAATTACAATTCTCCTCAGCCTGGCTAAAAGTTCATCAAACCCCTCGAGTGATGCAACTTACACACCAAGGGGGCAAGCAGGGCTTAGGACCTTTTGCACATATACAagagaaaaacaattaaaattaaaaaaatatataagaaaattatgttttgaattaatatttgttttaaattttctaatagTAAATCATATCTCTAATTTTAtccatgaaataaataataaatatttttttaacttactatttattaaataattacttattaaagttcaaataattatgtaaaaatattgaTCCATCCTTTGATATGAAACCATAAATTACAAGTAGCTTTAAAATATGGCCGAGTATAACGTGGGGGAAAATGAGATCAGAAGTTAAATTCAAACCTATGAAAACTATATGCAGATTCATAAGTACTTATAATAATATGCTCTGATTAGAATTGAAATTTCACTTACATTAATGAAATATAACCCTAAATCTCTAATGCTCATTGAAGATCAACACCAAAAACACTTAAGGACTTGCATCCAAATTTTGACTTTGTCAAACTGACCCAGCAACCCAACATATGTGTTGCATAAATGATATTGAAACTTGTGGATAGCAGAGTGGTCCAGTATTAAACACAGCATCAGCAATGTATATGGTCCACAAGAGCTCACTTTGAGAGTTCATTTAAGATGATCACACATCAAGCAGACAGACACAACTTGATCGACCAATAATAAGACAACTAGTTCAAATTGAAATTAGTTATGGTGCATCCGATGCTTTCTTTTAGGCTGATTCCCAAAATATTCCATATCTAGAATGAACACAAACAAATCCTAGATTTTCTGGTAGAAATCCACTGAAAGAAACTAAATATTCTAGAATGAGGAGGACCAGTGGAAAAACAATGGCCAAGTTGGAaacttaagaataaaatataacaaacatgcattataggtttttttttcctttgaaccTTGTCGAACCTCCATTGAAAaggtatattaaaatttaaaagtctaCAATTTGTGTATAGTGCAGTTCTGGATCTCAACCCAAATTCAACGAAACCTCACTCCATCCACTACCAAAAGTATTTAATTAAGCAACTTGTCGTCAAGTAGGGCACTaccatacatacatacatacatacagcCATAGATACTCGAAAAagctattattaaaaaaagcatATGACAAACTGCGCGTgtaaaatacacatatatagattaaataaattagaatCTCCAAGCCATGGCAACACTTCCTCTACGTGATGAGACTGAAAACAATCTCACTACAACAACATTCATATACCCCCATACCCTGCCCTAAAATATGACTTGCTTTCCATTTCTCTTCCATCATTGATATAGCTGAAGAACACCAACCACAATTCACAAATATAAAAATCCAAAACAGGAGAAACTTTACCTAATGATCCTATAGCAGTGGCCTTCTGGTTTGTGATCCTCCATAATAGTACGACATATGTCTAAATATACAGATCAGAGTAATCATATTCATTAATTTGTCATTACTGAAAGCTTGACCCAGGAGTGAAAATAGCAAGGTGAGACCAACCACTAGTACCATTCCAACAGCTTGAATCACCATTTTGCAAACTCAGAAAATTCTCTGCGTTCCCATTGCTTTGCATCTCCAACCCGGGATTCCGACCCGAATCCGGATCCGCAACCGGACCCGAACTAACATTCTCCCCAAACTCTTCCATTTGCACAGTTTTCAGATTAGACCCACTTGAATTCAGACCCTCCAAGAGGTTCCCCAGGCCCAAATGGCCACTTGATGCCAAAAGGGAACTGAAACTCCCGCCACCAACAACCGGGGTGGGGCCAATCCGGGTAGGGTCGGGTTCTGGAGCGGGTGCAGAGGAAACTGGGGGTGATGGGGAAGCGCGTTTGGtgttgttgttggatgaagATGATCGCTTTGTGTTCTTTCTGCTTCCACCACCAACAGGGATGTTTCTCAAGGCACCACCTTTGGTCCAATACCTTCTGCAGTTCTTGCAAAAATGGCGTGGCTGCGAGAGGTTGTAGTTGTTGTAGTAGCAGAACTTGGTGTTGGTGGAGTCACAGCGCGGGCATTTAAGCTGCTCCTGTTCCGGAAAGTGGGGTTTCATGGGTTGGAACAACGTTGGATCCTGCATTCTCGTATTCCTAAAAGGGACTTCAGTTTTCAAGCACGCACTTTGTTGTCAAGATCTCACAACAAAGTGAGGGGAAAGTGGAAagaagacaaaaagaaaaaggaaggataTAGAACCGaccaaaatactaataaatgaagctgatgataaaaaaaaaaaaaaaactttattgagAGTAGAAGTAACTAATTCCAGAAAGTTGTTTTGtgtttgaagaaaaaagaaaaagaaaaagctcaAAGCTAGAGACAGAAAGTTGTTACATGGGGTGTGATGGATAAGTGTGATTGAGGTTGGGAAGACGGAGGAAACTGGCTGAAAAGGCAAGGATTTAGCCGGACTCAGGAGATAGCAAACAAGATTCGAGAAAATAGGGTAAAgggatatttattttgttggagAGGTTGATGGAGATGAAATGATCTAAACAGAGTTTGTAACGAGTGATGACTCTACCGCACTCCGCAGCCTTCAAATAGAAACAGAAAATCTCCCCTCTTCACTACTCCAAGGTTTGGCTTCAATCTTGAGCTATAATATTCCActtaaacaaagttaaataacactatttttataaaaagacaaATCTATCACTTTTAGTAGATAATCTTGCTTACATTAAATAAATCTATCACTTTTAGgagatatgtatttttttttctaaagattTAATACAATTATACATCTAACACTTGAATTAAAACTGTTTGTTAATCTGAATTCCATACACTAGTTAATTTAGACACtcaatagttaaataattagttttgttaatcaaaggacaatgttatttgattaattttatatgaaatataGTGAAAACTCTTGTTTTAGGTATTAAATACATATCATCGATAATAAACAATTCTTAGGaaaatttacaaattactaTTTGTACATAACCAATGTTGTTTTGTTGGTCAATAAGTCCAAAACCAACGgacaacaataaataatttagttgaTTTGATTCAACGTCCGGTACCAAAACTGTCCAAAAAAAGTAATGATAATTAAATAGAAGTACAACAacgatgaaataaaaaaattggtaaaGAGACAACTA includes these proteins:
- the LOC100798927 gene encoding dof zinc finger protein DOF3.1 encodes the protein MQDPTLFQPMKPHFPEQEQLKCPRCDSTNTKFCYYNNYNLSQPRHFCKNCRRYWTKGGALRNIPVGGGSRKNTKRSSSSNNNTKRASPSPPVSSAPAPEPDPTRIGPTPVVGGGSFSSLLASSGHLGLGNLLEGLNSSGSNLKTVQMEEFGENVSSGPVADPDSGRNPGLEMQSNGNAENFLSLQNGDSSCWNGTSGWSHLAIFTPGSSFQ